A single genomic interval of Tautonia marina harbors:
- a CDS encoding peptidylprolyl isomerase, whose translation MGDRIRGGRLVALAALIQVGFGLGTAAEAQQATNAPETRAGQPQNQPTLVPRAVPANPNDPIAVVNGEIISRQRLADECVSRHGLEVLDTLIMRSLLDQAIKNRQLTVTAAEIDAEIDRDAARAGINRENFLRALARERNVSPRQYAEYIAFPGVALRKLAEPRVQVTDEDIEKAFEAFYGEKLVVRMILVDTLAKAKDVWNRVRENPGGFAKLAQELSMDQDSRVLGGLLAQPIARFADPLHVSEAAFAQLVDGDPEDKDPTHKPKDGDFTGPIQVNETAWVIFQRERVEEGQEYNTDDENLVAQVKTSIFEAKLQAEMKTVMEELFVQAAVENHLTGQVKHSGVQEAEVVVKDEEVRRARMSKPDVDLPPSGAEEKLRALQQSPVDAEGNVERPVGAPDAPALPNPAVNPTEPK comes from the coding sequence ATGGGTGATCGGATCCGAGGAGGGCGGCTCGTTGCGCTGGCCGCTCTGATTCAAGTGGGTTTCGGACTTGGCACCGCCGCCGAGGCCCAGCAAGCAACCAATGCCCCGGAGACCAGGGCGGGCCAGCCCCAGAACCAGCCGACGCTGGTTCCCCGAGCCGTGCCGGCGAACCCGAATGACCCGATCGCCGTGGTCAACGGGGAGATTATCTCTCGCCAGCGACTGGCCGACGAGTGTGTCTCGCGCCACGGGCTCGAAGTTCTTGATACCCTGATCATGCGGAGCCTGCTCGACCAGGCGATCAAGAACCGGCAACTGACGGTCACCGCCGCCGAGATCGATGCCGAGATCGATCGAGACGCCGCCCGAGCCGGCATCAACCGGGAAAACTTCCTCCGGGCCCTGGCTCGCGAGCGGAATGTCAGCCCCCGGCAATACGCCGAGTATATCGCCTTCCCCGGCGTCGCGCTCCGCAAGCTGGCCGAACCTCGGGTTCAGGTCACGGATGAGGACATCGAGAAGGCCTTCGAGGCCTTTTACGGCGAGAAGCTCGTCGTTCGGATGATCCTCGTCGACACCCTGGCCAAGGCCAAGGACGTCTGGAACCGGGTTCGAGAAAATCCGGGCGGCTTCGCCAAGCTTGCCCAGGAACTCTCGATGGACCAGGACTCTCGCGTGCTCGGCGGCTTGCTCGCCCAGCCGATCGCCCGGTTCGCCGACCCCTTGCACGTCTCTGAGGCCGCCTTCGCTCAGCTCGTCGATGGCGACCCGGAAGACAAGGACCCGACCCACAAGCCCAAGGACGGTGACTTCACCGGCCCGATCCAGGTGAACGAAACCGCCTGGGTCATCTTCCAGCGCGAACGGGTGGAAGAAGGTCAGGAGTACAACACCGACGATGAAAACCTCGTCGCTCAGGTGAAGACCTCGATCTTCGAGGCCAAGCTCCAGGCCGAGATGAAGACCGTCATGGAAGAACTGTTCGTCCAGGCGGCCGTCGAAAACCACCTGACCGGCCAGGTCAAGCACTCCGGCGTTCAGGAAGCTGAGGTTGTGGTCAAGGACGAGGAGGTGAGGCGGGCCCGCATGTCCAAGCCAGACGTGGACCTGCCCCCATCGGGGGCCGAGGAAAAACTTCGAGCGTTGCAGCAGTCGCCCGTCGATGCCGAAGGGAACGTCGAACGCCCGGTCGGTGCCCCCGACGCCCCCGCACTGCCGAACCCGGCTGTCAACCCAACCGAGCCAAAGTGA
- the ggt gene encoding gamma-glutamyltransferase yields the protein MIMPQRFALVLRVFRFDPGAGDCTARSDPRVLRAASSRRGLIVSLGLVLTTLVASSPLKAEEFRSHVVVSQEANASDVGRDVLRNGGNAIDAAIATAFALAVTHPAAGNIGGGGFIVAYLAERDEVVTVDFRERAPFASTERMYLDDRDRPVRGYRAGPKAAGVPGTVRGLALAHERFGSRPWAELVRPAVALAEEGFPVTETLARSLNAQLFVDDGAADLLDGSGRVDRLADFSASVAAFRKADGTPWQEGDLLRQPDLAATLSRIAEQGPDEFYGGKTADLIVAAMQEGGGVMTREDLESYRAVVRPPVRGRFRGFEVYGMGPPSSGGIVVVLMLQILERFDLAADGPDAPETLHRITEAMRRAFFVRATRIADPDFVEVPVEELTSRAFADELAESIGPEATPSQDLADFPIAGLAEGSNTTHLSVVDRQGNAVALTYTLELGYGSKAVVPGAGFLLNNEMGDFNLVPGVTSTSGLIGTPANRIAPGKRMLSSMSPTLVLKDGKPRLVTGSPGGRTIPNTVLWVVLNVLEFGRSPREAIDAPRTHHAWFPDVITLEGRSWPAETLDELRRRGHRVRSTTLQGDAHSIVIDPETGLLHGANDRRRQTSKASGD from the coding sequence ATGATAATGCCTCAGCGATTTGCCCTCGTCCTCCGGGTCTTCCGCTTCGATCCAGGAGCAGGAGATTGCACGGCTCGATCCGACCCTCGGGTGTTGCGGGCCGCGTCCTCTCGGCGAGGGTTGATCGTGAGCCTCGGGCTCGTGCTGACGACGCTGGTCGCCTCGTCGCCGCTGAAGGCCGAGGAATTCCGGTCGCATGTGGTCGTCTCGCAAGAGGCGAACGCCTCGGACGTGGGCCGAGACGTGCTTCGCAACGGAGGCAATGCGATCGACGCGGCGATCGCCACCGCCTTCGCCCTGGCGGTCACGCATCCGGCGGCGGGGAATATCGGCGGTGGCGGCTTCATCGTCGCCTACCTCGCCGAACGGGATGAGGTGGTCACCGTCGACTTCCGGGAGCGCGCCCCGTTCGCGTCAACCGAGCGCATGTATCTGGATGACAGGGACCGTCCCGTCCGCGGCTACCGCGCCGGTCCGAAGGCCGCCGGAGTGCCGGGGACGGTTCGGGGGCTGGCCCTGGCTCACGAACGATTCGGCTCCCGGCCCTGGGCCGAGCTGGTTCGCCCGGCGGTGGCTTTGGCGGAGGAGGGGTTCCCTGTGACGGAGACCCTTGCCCGTTCGCTCAACGCCCAGTTGTTCGTCGATGACGGCGCGGCCGACTTGCTCGACGGCAGTGGCCGAGTCGATCGCCTGGCCGATTTTTCAGCCTCAGTCGCGGCCTTCCGCAAGGCCGACGGCACCCCCTGGCAGGAAGGGGACCTTCTTCGACAACCCGACCTGGCCGCCACGCTGTCTCGGATCGCCGAGCAAGGCCCCGACGAATTCTACGGCGGCAAGACCGCCGACCTGATCGTCGCCGCCATGCAGGAGGGCGGGGGCGTGATGACCCGAGAGGATCTCGAATCGTATCGAGCCGTTGTGCGTCCCCCGGTTCGGGGTCGGTTTCGGGGGTTCGAGGTATACGGCATGGGGCCGCCGTCGTCGGGCGGGATTGTGGTGGTCTTGATGCTCCAGATTCTCGAACGGTTTGATCTCGCCGCCGATGGTCCGGATGCTCCCGAGACACTCCACCGGATTACCGAAGCCATGCGGCGTGCCTTCTTCGTGCGGGCGACCCGGATTGCCGATCCCGACTTCGTCGAGGTCCCGGTCGAGGAGCTGACCTCCCGAGCCTTCGCCGACGAACTGGCCGAGTCGATCGGCCCCGAGGCCACCCCGAGCCAGGACCTGGCCGACTTCCCGATCGCCGGCCTGGCCGAAGGCTCGAACACGACGCACCTCTCGGTCGTCGATCGCCAGGGGAACGCCGTGGCCCTGACCTACACCCTGGAACTCGGCTACGGCTCGAAGGCCGTGGTCCCGGGCGCGGGGTTCTTGCTCAACAATGAGATGGGAGACTTCAACCTCGTCCCAGGTGTCACCTCAACCTCGGGCCTGATCGGGACGCCGGCGAACCGGATCGCGCCGGGCAAACGGATGCTCAGTTCCATGTCGCCGACGCTCGTCTTGAAGGACGGCAAGCCCCGGCTTGTCACGGGATCGCCGGGCGGTCGGACGATTCCGAACACGGTGCTCTGGGTCGTCCTGAACGTTCTGGAGTTCGGCCGATCGCCACGAGAGGCGATTGACGCCCCTCGAACGCACCACGCCTGGTTCCCTGACGTGATCACCCTGGAAGGTCGCTCGTGGCCTGCGGAAACGCTTGACGAGCTCCGCCGCCGCGGCCACCGCGTGCGATCGACGACCTTGCAGGGGGATGCGCACTCGATCGTCATCGACCCCGAAACCGGGCTCTTGCACGGGGCCAACGACCGCAGACGACAGACCTCGAAGGCCTCGGGCGACTGA
- a CDS encoding HU family DNA-binding protein — translation MAAKKAAPKAAPAKAEAASAKPKARPMTKNELYTALSEKTGLAKKDVANLFEQLDELVRVSLTKRGGPKQFVLPGMLKIRLAEKKATPAKKGRNPQTGEIIDIPAKPKRNTVKVTPLKALKDAVLTGK, via the coding sequence ATGGCCGCGAAGAAAGCTGCCCCCAAGGCCGCGCCTGCAAAGGCCGAAGCCGCTTCGGCCAAGCCCAAGGCCCGGCCGATGACCAAGAACGAACTCTACACGGCCCTGTCCGAGAAGACCGGCCTGGCCAAGAAGGACGTGGCCAATCTCTTCGAGCAGCTCGACGAGCTGGTCCGCGTCTCGCTGACCAAGCGAGGCGGGCCGAAGCAGTTCGTCCTGCCCGGCATGCTCAAGATCCGCCTGGCCGAGAAGAAGGCCACGCCCGCCAAGAAGGGTCGCAACCCCCAGACCGGCGAGATCATCGACATCCCCGCCAAGCCCAAGCGGAACACCGTCAAGGTCACCCCGCTGAAGGCCCTCAAGGATGCCGTCCTGACCGGCAAGTAA
- a CDS encoding cupin domain-containing protein, translating into MDTSSPPRTGPGYLIRRLDEAPTVPCPCGQSTRLLTFEDASPANFHVTFITDSVKHYHARCTELYYILEGTGELELNNDRVAVEPGMLILIEPYTRHRLRSEDGVRTLVLGIPAWHPDDEYFD; encoded by the coding sequence ATGGACACCTCCTCTCCGCCTCGAACCGGCCCCGGGTATCTCATCCGACGCCTTGACGAGGCGCCCACGGTTCCTTGCCCATGCGGTCAGAGCACCCGCCTCTTGACCTTCGAGGACGCCTCGCCCGCCAACTTCCACGTCACCTTCATCACCGATTCGGTCAAGCACTATCACGCCCGCTGCACCGAACTGTATTACATCCTTGAAGGGACTGGAGAACTGGAGCTGAACAACGATCGCGTCGCCGTGGAACCGGGGATGCTCATCCTCATTGAGCCGTACACCCGCCATCGCCTTCGCAGCGAAGACGGTGTTCGAACCCTGGTCCTCGGCATTCCTGCCTGGCACCCCGACGACGAATACTTCGATTAA
- a CDS encoding TolC family protein translates to MINRSIVLSSLLVLALLPAKHGVLAQQATAPPSSFGQGLLESALGRSPGSMTTQMPSDRPDMQGTIGNRPGPGTPRVPFSITTPETSLAPPGLERVLPLPELPITAMPLYGTLELPTDPDAPFDPNALTLDEAIQRLLDVNPTLKALSFELPQAEADVLTAGLRANPILFTDAQMIPYQPYTDARPGGQTQYDLNISYPLDLTGKRRARIRFASQSLSVIEAQYQDAVRREIDNLAIAFVDVLAARETVRLAEAGARGLERVLELTETLREQGLQTEADVNRVRIQQTDAEIALADSEEALRRTKRALGSLLAIHPAEAEVMAVEGQLVDPIAAPPTIEELTELALAARPDLQAYRLGIDRARAQVDLEVANRLSDVFLLYQPFTYQDNSPFDLPGATSWALGLTIPLPVFNRNQGNIQRARFNVSQSRVEYEVIAQQVIVEVRQAEQEFHSSRTALRRVEADQLPAAEQILESTDRLFSSGEIDAVAYLNVRREYNDVIRRWRDLLVRHRRSMLALNTAVGQRVLP, encoded by the coding sequence ATGATCAACCGATCTATCGTCCTGAGCAGTCTGCTGGTCCTGGCCCTGCTGCCGGCGAAGCACGGAGTGCTGGCGCAGCAGGCGACCGCTCCTCCGTCAAGTTTCGGCCAGGGATTGCTAGAGTCGGCCCTGGGACGATCGCCCGGCTCGATGACGACGCAGATGCCGTCCGATCGGCCGGACATGCAGGGGACGATCGGAAACCGACCAGGTCCCGGCACGCCTCGCGTGCCGTTCTCGATCACCACGCCGGAAACGAGCCTTGCGCCTCCGGGGCTGGAGCGGGTGCTCCCGCTTCCCGAGTTGCCGATCACCGCAATGCCGCTCTATGGCACGCTGGAGCTTCCGACCGATCCTGATGCCCCCTTCGATCCGAACGCCTTGACGCTCGACGAAGCCATCCAGCGATTACTCGACGTGAACCCGACCCTGAAAGCCCTCTCGTTCGAGCTGCCGCAGGCCGAGGCCGACGTGCTCACGGCAGGGTTGCGAGCCAATCCCATCCTCTTTACCGATGCTCAAATGATCCCCTATCAGCCCTACACCGACGCGCGGCCCGGGGGGCAGACGCAATATGACCTGAACATCTCGTATCCCCTCGACCTGACGGGAAAACGCCGGGCGCGCATTCGATTCGCGAGTCAGAGCCTCAGCGTGATTGAAGCCCAGTATCAAGACGCGGTTCGTCGAGAGATCGACAATCTTGCGATTGCCTTCGTTGATGTGCTCGCCGCCAGAGAAACCGTCCGGCTGGCCGAGGCCGGCGCTCGGGGATTGGAGCGGGTGCTCGAACTGACCGAAACACTGCGCGAGCAGGGGCTTCAGACCGAGGCCGATGTCAACCGCGTTCGGATTCAGCAAACCGATGCTGAGATCGCCCTTGCCGATAGCGAGGAAGCACTCCGACGGACCAAGCGAGCGCTCGGCTCGCTGCTGGCGATTCATCCGGCCGAGGCCGAAGTCATGGCGGTCGAGGGGCAACTCGTGGATCCGATCGCCGCGCCCCCGACCATCGAGGAACTGACCGAACTAGCCCTGGCCGCGCGACCCGATTTGCAGGCCTACCGTCTTGGGATTGATCGGGCCAGGGCTCAGGTTGATCTGGAAGTGGCCAATCGGTTATCCGACGTCTTCTTGCTTTATCAGCCGTTCACGTATCAGGACAACTCTCCTTTTGACCTCCCGGGAGCGACCTCGTGGGCCCTGGGACTCACGATCCCCTTGCCGGTCTTCAACCGCAACCAGGGGAATATTCAGCGGGCGCGGTTCAACGTTTCGCAGAGTCGGGTCGAGTACGAAGTCATCGCTCAGCAGGTGATTGTGGAGGTGCGTCAGGCCGAACAGGAGTTTCATAGCTCTCGGACCGCCTTGCGTCGCGTCGAGGCAGACCAGCTTCCGGCCGCCGAGCAAATTCTGGAATCGACCGACCGCCTCTTTTCCAGCGGTGAGATCGACGCGGTGGCCTACCTCAACGTTCGACGCGAGTACAACGATGTGATCCGTCGCTGGCGAGACCTGCTGGTCCGTCACCGTCGGAGCATGCTCGCCCTGAATACGGCGGTCGGCCAACGGGTCTTGCCGTGA
- a CDS encoding efflux RND transporter permease subunit → MLNALINASLNNRFLILMLTLILVLVGVNAALKLPLDAFPDTTPHQVQINTVAPALSPEQMELLVTYPVELSLGGLKGLQEVRSVSKFGLSQVVAIFDDSTEIYFARQQISERLAGLRLPEGIDPPEMGPVATGLGEIYHYYLKSNVYDLTELRTLHDWVVRPRLMRVDGIAEINTLGGLAKQYEVQLDPSLLAKYNLTFDDISQTLRENNQNVGGGPVDQGGQLALIQGVGLVQSTEDIADLVITSVGGVPIRIRDVADVAIGHAIRRGGTTAEGQGEVVLGLAFMRMGENSRNVTLAIESAMEEVRKLLPEGVEVVVVYRRTELIDRVLHTVEANLFEGAILVIAVLFAFLGNLRAGLIVASAIPLSMIFALSMMQRVGIAGSLMSLGAIDFGLVVDSSVVMVENCVRRLSEDRSTRSKKEIVREAAIEVRKPTMFGELIIIIVYLPILTLEGVEGKLFRPMALTVVFALVGSMILSLTLMPVLASLGLSKGKEEKETILDRIALWVYRPILRLSMKNPLKTLLLAVTMTAVMVRLAMGLGSEFIPRLGEGAIVFNTVRLASVSYDESQRYGSELERILLEEFPDEIDHLWTRIGTAEVATDPMGLELSDVFVTLRPRDLWTRATNQEELVNQMAEIVEQLPGTEAVFSQPIEQRINEMIAGIRADLGVKLFGDDLDVLQAKATEIAKILEEIPGAADVSVEQVTGLPVLRVVVDRPALARHGVPARVVLDAVRAAGGIPVGEIFAEEGGRRFPLVIRLPERYRDHPEALQEIVIPTASGARIPLSRLVRFEETVGPSTIQRDWGQRRIVVQSNVRGRDLGSFVEEAQRQIEDQLTLPTGYSIDWGGQFENLIRARNRLYLVVPVALGLTLSLLYLTFGSALDAALIFTGVLFASSGGVFGLWSRGMPFTISAGVGFIALSGASMLMGLVLVNAIRNRIESGIPKDRAIREAALERLRPVLMTGTVAALGFLPMATSERFGAEVQRPLATVVVAGMGFSTLTTMIVLPVLYSLFGQGPRHRDRDELEPEPETNGEPPANP, encoded by the coding sequence ATGCTCAACGCGCTGATCAATGCGAGTTTGAACAACCGCTTTCTCATTCTGATGTTAACCCTGATTCTCGTGCTCGTGGGAGTGAACGCGGCGTTGAAGTTGCCGCTCGACGCGTTCCCCGACACGACGCCGCATCAGGTGCAGATCAACACCGTGGCCCCTGCCCTGTCGCCCGAGCAAATGGAATTGCTGGTGACCTACCCGGTCGAACTCTCGCTCGGGGGCCTCAAGGGGCTGCAAGAGGTCCGTTCGGTCTCGAAGTTCGGGCTTTCGCAGGTGGTGGCGATCTTCGACGACTCGACGGAGATCTACTTCGCCCGCCAGCAAATTTCCGAACGCTTGGCCGGCTTGCGATTGCCCGAGGGGATCGACCCACCCGAAATGGGGCCCGTGGCCACGGGCCTGGGAGAGATTTACCACTATTATCTCAAAAGCAATGTTTATGATTTGACAGAATTGCGGACGCTGCACGACTGGGTTGTCCGCCCGCGATTAATGCGGGTTGATGGAATCGCCGAGATCAACACGCTGGGCGGTCTGGCCAAGCAATATGAGGTTCAGCTCGATCCCTCGTTACTGGCCAAATACAACCTGACCTTCGACGACATCTCGCAAACGCTTCGTGAAAACAACCAGAATGTCGGCGGCGGCCCGGTGGACCAGGGAGGACAGCTTGCCCTGATCCAGGGGGTTGGCCTGGTGCAATCGACCGAGGATATTGCCGACCTGGTCATTACCTCGGTCGGTGGTGTGCCGATTCGGATTCGAGACGTGGCCGACGTGGCCATCGGCCATGCCATTCGCCGGGGAGGCACCACGGCCGAGGGTCAGGGGGAGGTCGTGCTCGGGCTCGCCTTTATGCGGATGGGCGAAAATTCGAGAAACGTCACCCTGGCGATCGAATCCGCGATGGAGGAGGTCCGCAAACTCCTTCCCGAAGGGGTTGAGGTCGTCGTCGTTTACCGACGGACCGAGCTGATCGACCGGGTCTTGCACACGGTCGAGGCGAATCTCTTCGAAGGGGCGATTCTCGTCATCGCCGTGTTGTTCGCCTTCCTCGGAAACCTGAGAGCCGGTCTGATCGTGGCCTCGGCGATCCCACTCTCCATGATCTTCGCCCTCTCGATGATGCAGCGCGTGGGAATCGCCGGGAGCCTGATGAGCCTCGGAGCGATCGACTTTGGCCTGGTGGTGGACAGCTCGGTGGTGATGGTGGAGAACTGCGTCCGCCGGCTCTCGGAAGATCGCTCAACCCGCTCGAAAAAAGAGATCGTGCGGGAAGCGGCCATCGAAGTTCGCAAACCGACCATGTTTGGCGAACTTATCATCATCATTGTCTATCTGCCGATCTTGACCCTTGAAGGGGTCGAGGGAAAGCTGTTCCGGCCGATGGCCCTGACGGTCGTCTTCGCGCTGGTCGGCTCGATGATCCTCTCACTCACGTTGATGCCAGTCCTTGCCTCGCTCGGTCTCTCGAAGGGCAAGGAGGAAAAGGAAACGATTCTCGACCGGATCGCCCTCTGGGTGTACCGGCCGATCCTTCGTCTGTCGATGAAAAACCCGCTGAAGACCTTGTTGCTCGCGGTGACGATGACGGCCGTGATGGTTCGGTTGGCGATGGGGCTTGGATCGGAGTTCATCCCTCGCCTCGGAGAGGGGGCGATCGTCTTCAATACCGTTCGGCTGGCGAGTGTCAGCTACGACGAATCGCAACGCTACGGCAGCGAACTGGAGCGGATCCTCCTGGAAGAGTTCCCCGATGAAATCGATCACCTCTGGACCCGGATCGGAACCGCCGAGGTCGCCACCGATCCGATGGGCCTGGAACTCAGTGACGTCTTCGTAACGCTTCGGCCGAGAGACCTCTGGACCCGAGCCACCAACCAGGAGGAACTCGTCAATCAGATGGCCGAAATCGTCGAGCAGTTGCCCGGCACCGAAGCGGTGTTCAGCCAGCCGATCGAGCAGCGGATCAACGAGATGATCGCGGGGATTCGCGCGGACCTGGGTGTCAAACTGTTCGGCGATGATCTGGACGTGCTGCAAGCAAAGGCCACCGAGATTGCCAAAATCCTCGAAGAGATTCCGGGGGCGGCCGATGTCAGCGTCGAGCAGGTGACCGGCTTGCCGGTGCTCCGCGTCGTCGTCGATCGTCCGGCCCTGGCTCGTCATGGCGTTCCGGCGCGGGTCGTCCTCGATGCGGTTCGGGCCGCCGGCGGGATTCCCGTGGGTGAGATTTTTGCCGAGGAGGGAGGCCGCCGGTTCCCTCTGGTCATCCGATTGCCCGAGCGGTACCGCGATCACCCCGAAGCCCTGCAGGAAATTGTCATTCCGACCGCCTCGGGGGCTCGCATCCCGCTGTCCCGGCTCGTGCGGTTTGAGGAGACGGTGGGTCCATCGACCATTCAGCGCGACTGGGGTCAGCGTCGGATCGTCGTTCAATCAAACGTTCGCGGGCGCGATCTCGGCTCCTTCGTCGAGGAGGCCCAGCGCCAAATCGAGGACCAACTGACCTTGCCGACCGGCTACTCGATCGACTGGGGAGGCCAGTTTGAGAACCTGATCCGAGCCCGAAACCGGCTGTATCTGGTCGTTCCCGTGGCCCTCGGACTGACGCTTAGCCTGCTGTATCTGACCTTCGGCTCGGCCCTCGACGCGGCCTTGATTTTCACCGGCGTCCTGTTCGCCTCCAGCGGCGGAGTCTTCGGCCTCTGGTCGCGTGGCATGCCCTTTACCATCTCGGCGGGAGTGGGGTTCATTGCCCTCTCCGGCGCGTCGATGCTGATGGGCCTGGTGCTCGTCAACGCCATTCGCAATCGCATTGAATCGGGAATCCCCAAGGATCGGGCGATCCGAGAGGCCGCGCTCGAACGTTTACGACCGGTCCTGATGACCGGGACGGTGGCGGCCCTGGGGTTCTTGCCAATGGCGACCTCCGAGCGGTTCGGCGCCGAGGTGCAGCGCCCCCTGGCCACGGTGGTCGTGGCGGGAATGGGATTCAGCACCCTGACCACCATGATCGTGCTCCCGGTCCTTTACTCCCTCTTTGGGCAGGGGCCCCGCCATCGTGATCGTGACGAACTCGAACCGGAACCCGAGACGAACGGAGAACCCCCTGCCAACCCCTGA
- a CDS encoding efflux RND transporter periplasmic adaptor subunit produces the protein MSRLLSWVGNLIAYAVIAVILLAVLRPDLVEIPSLSSFLEEPETKAEDTTPPVVVEDEGDQEASPESGSTATGDSAVSLSAVRLATPDVAQRIGLQTAIAERRMIVERVEGNAETQYNGHHYAEIVPRVACVVREVLADHGTHCQPGDRLAVVDSAEVGTAKANYLSARAMAELAEATLARTITLSASDALPKARELEARATLNTARADLLGASQRLRNFGFTDEDLEQIAAKNDTSSLLDVVAPIEGTVVDLHAVIGEALEPRTVMFLLTDLSSLWVWIDVPEAEFSRVSRGQSVTFDTKLGTESPAKGTVEWVDSSVDPVTRTVRVLAKLENSEGGLRVNQFGWGSIAVAEPRESVVIPRQAAQVVTPGRTVVFVEQADGSFLPRHVEVQEIREPGMVEIVQGLEPGDRVVTTGAFFLMSELRQDELAGD, from the coding sequence ATGAGTCGTCTTCTCTCATGGGTCGGCAATCTGATTGCTTACGCCGTGATCGCCGTCATCTTGCTCGCGGTACTCCGGCCGGATCTGGTGGAGATCCCCAGCCTGTCGAGTTTTCTGGAAGAGCCTGAGACCAAGGCCGAGGACACAACCCCCCCCGTCGTCGTCGAGGACGAAGGGGATCAGGAGGCCTCCCCGGAGTCGGGCTCAACCGCCACGGGTGACTCCGCAGTGAGCCTCTCCGCCGTCCGACTTGCGACTCCGGACGTGGCGCAACGCATCGGACTGCAAACGGCCATCGCCGAACGCCGAATGATCGTCGAACGCGTTGAGGGGAACGCCGAGACCCAATACAACGGCCATCACTATGCCGAGATCGTTCCTCGGGTGGCCTGCGTGGTTCGGGAGGTGCTCGCGGATCACGGAACCCATTGTCAGCCCGGAGATCGGCTGGCCGTCGTGGATTCGGCCGAGGTCGGAACGGCGAAGGCCAATTACCTCTCCGCCCGGGCCATGGCCGAACTGGCCGAGGCGACGCTGGCGCGGACCATCACCCTCTCGGCCAGTGACGCCCTTCCCAAGGCCCGAGAGCTTGAAGCCCGAGCCACGTTGAATACCGCCCGAGCCGACCTGCTCGGGGCCTCGCAGCGGCTCCGCAATTTTGGGTTTACCGACGAGGATCTCGAACAGATCGCCGCCAAGAACGACACCTCGTCGTTGCTGGACGTTGTGGCGCCGATCGAGGGAACGGTCGTCGATCTTCATGCCGTGATCGGCGAAGCTCTGGAGCCGAGGACCGTGATGTTCCTGCTGACGGATCTCTCGTCCCTCTGGGTCTGGATCGACGTGCCGGAAGCCGAATTCAGCCGAGTCAGCCGTGGGCAATCGGTCACGTTTGACACGAAGTTGGGGACCGAGTCTCCCGCCAAGGGGACCGTTGAGTGGGTTGATTCCTCGGTCGATCCGGTCACGCGGACCGTCCGAGTCCTCGCCAAGCTGGAGAATTCCGAGGGAGGGCTGCGAGTCAATCAGTTTGGCTGGGGCTCGATCGCGGTCGCCGAACCCCGGGAATCGGTCGTGATTCCGCGACAGGCGGCGCAGGTAGTGACCCCCGGCAGAACGGTCGTCTTCGTCGAACAGGCGGACGGCAGCTTCCTTCCTCGTCACGTCGAGGTTCAAGAGATCCGGGAGCCGGGAATGGTTGAAATCGTGCAGGGCCTGGAACCGGGAGATCGGGTCGTCACCACGGGGGCCTTTTTCCTGATGTCGGAACTGCGCCAAGACGAACTGGCCGGCGACTAA